A genomic stretch from Dyella sp. M7H15-1 includes:
- the rpoC gene encoding DNA-directed RNA polymerase subunit beta' → MKDLLNLFNQQRTTPEFDSIKIALASPELIRSWSYGEVKKPETINYRTFKPERDGLFCAAIFGPIKDYECLCGKYKRMKHRGVVCEKCGTEVTLAKVRRERMGHIELASPTAHIWFLKSLPSRIGLMLDMTLRDIERILYFEAFVVIDPGLTALERGQLLSEDQYLEAVEEHGDEFDARMGAEAVYELLKSLDLPGEVIRLKEEIASTNSETKLKRLTKRVKLIEAFLESGNRPEWMVLTVLPVLPPDLRPLVPLDGGRFATSDLNDLYRRVINRNNRLKRLLELNAPDIIVRNEKRMLQESVDALMDNGRRGRAITGTNKRALKSLADMIKGKQGRFRQNLLGKRVDYSGRSVIVVGPTLRLHQCGLPKKMALELFKPFIFAKLQNRGEATTIKAAKKLVEREEGQVWDILEEVIREHPVLLNRAPTLHRLGIQAFEPKLIEGKAIQLHPLVCTAFNADFDGDQMAVHVPLSIEAQLEARALMMSSNNILSPANGEPIIVPTQDVVLGLYYMTRELVNAKGTGMVFSSIAEVRRAYDNRVVQLHAKIKVRMKQVHVHDSGERIGTISLVDTTVGRALLAEIMPEGLPFELANTELSKKAISRLINASYRRLGLKDTVVFADHLMYTGFRFATRAGISIGIDDMIIPAEKKGILEEAEKEVVEIQEQYQSGLVTAGERYNKVVDIWSRTNEQVAKAMIDGIGTDKVTDTEGKTVNQKSMNSLYIMADSGARGSVAQIRQLAGMRGLMARPDGSIIETPIKANFREGLNVLQYFNSTHGARKGLADTALKTANSGYLTRRLVDVAQDVVITSTDCGTEEGLIMQPIVEGGDVVEPLRERVLGRVVAEDVYAPGGDDEPIVTRNTLLDEALVEKLDKAGVQSMLVRSSITCQASHGVCALCYGRDLARGHLVNMGEAVGVVAAQSIGEPGTQLTMRTFHIGGAASRAAAVDNVSVKTTGTLKFNNLKTVQHNQGNLVAVSRSGEVSVIDANGRERERYKVPYGATISVKDGAPVKAGQVVANWDPHTHPIVSEVAGVVRFIDFIDGVTVQSQTDELTGLESAVVTDPKRRGTAAKDLRPIVRLEDNKGRELKLPGTDVAAQYFLPAGAIVSIQNGAEVGVGDVVARIPQETSKTRDITGGLPRVADLFEARKPKEPAILAERSGVVSFGKDTKGKQRLIIKDSEGNEHEELIPKWRQVIVFEGEHVEKGETIVDGEPNPHDILRLLGVEPLAAYLVKEIQDVYRLQGVKINDKHIETIIRQMLRKVEITEPGESHYLRGEQVERVRINAENDRANARDERPAEFQSVLLGITKASLATESFISAASFQETTRVLTEAAVRGTRDTLRGLKENVIVGRLIPAGTGLAYHAQRHRQGDLTASELEALSNSAAQISFGEAPIGSDASVE, encoded by the coding sequence ATGAAAGATTTGCTCAATCTATTCAATCAGCAGCGCACCACGCCCGAGTTCGATTCGATCAAGATCGCGCTGGCGTCGCCGGAGCTGATCCGTTCCTGGTCGTACGGCGAGGTGAAGAAGCCTGAAACGATCAACTACCGCACCTTCAAGCCGGAGCGTGACGGTCTGTTCTGTGCGGCCATCTTTGGTCCGATCAAGGACTATGAATGCCTGTGCGGTAAGTACAAGCGCATGAAGCATCGCGGCGTAGTCTGCGAAAAGTGCGGCACCGAAGTCACCTTGGCCAAGGTACGTCGCGAGCGCATGGGCCACATCGAACTGGCGTCGCCGACCGCGCACATCTGGTTCCTCAAGTCGCTGCCGTCGCGCATCGGCTTGATGCTGGACATGACCCTTCGCGACATCGAGCGCATCCTATACTTCGAAGCCTTCGTGGTGATCGATCCGGGTTTGACCGCACTTGAGCGTGGCCAACTGCTCAGCGAAGATCAGTACCTTGAAGCCGTGGAAGAACACGGCGACGAATTCGACGCCCGCATGGGTGCCGAGGCCGTGTACGAGCTGCTGAAGTCGCTCGATCTGCCAGGTGAAGTGATTCGCCTTAAGGAAGAGATCGCTTCCACCAACTCCGAAACCAAACTCAAGCGCCTGACAAAGCGCGTGAAGCTGATCGAAGCCTTCCTCGAATCCGGCAACCGTCCGGAGTGGATGGTGCTGACCGTGTTGCCCGTATTGCCGCCGGATCTGCGCCCGTTGGTGCCGCTGGATGGTGGCCGCTTCGCGACCTCCGATCTGAATGATCTGTATCGCCGCGTCATCAACCGCAATAACCGTCTGAAGCGTCTGCTCGAACTCAATGCACCCGACATCATCGTGCGCAACGAGAAGCGCATGTTGCAGGAGTCAGTCGATGCACTGATGGACAACGGCCGTCGTGGTCGTGCCATCACCGGCACCAACAAGCGTGCGCTGAAATCGCTCGCCGATATGATCAAGGGCAAACAGGGTCGTTTCCGTCAGAACCTGCTCGGCAAGCGTGTGGACTACTCCGGCCGTTCGGTCATCGTGGTTGGTCCGACCCTGCGCCTGCACCAGTGCGGTCTGCCCAAGAAGATGGCGCTGGAACTGTTCAAGCCTTTTATCTTTGCCAAGCTGCAGAACCGTGGTGAAGCCACCACGATCAAGGCCGCCAAAAAGCTGGTCGAGCGCGAAGAAGGTCAAGTGTGGGACATTCTCGAAGAGGTGATCCGCGAACATCCCGTGCTGCTCAACCGCGCACCGACCTTGCACCGTCTTGGCATCCAGGCGTTTGAGCCGAAGCTGATTGAAGGCAAGGCCATCCAACTGCATCCGCTCGTGTGTACCGCGTTCAACGCGGACTTCGACGGTGACCAGATGGCCGTGCACGTACCGCTGTCGATCGAAGCACAGCTCGAAGCACGTGCACTAATGATGTCATCCAACAACATCCTATCGCCCGCCAATGGTGAGCCGATCATCGTGCCGACCCAAGACGTGGTGCTGGGTCTGTACTACATGACGCGCGAACTGGTCAATGCGAAGGGCACCGGCATGGTGTTCTCTAGCATCGCTGAAGTGCGCCGTGCGTATGACAATCGTGTCGTCCAGTTGCATGCCAAGATCAAGGTTCGCATGAAGCAGGTGCACGTGCACGATAGCGGTGAGCGCATCGGCACGATCTCGCTAGTGGATACCACGGTGGGTCGCGCGCTGCTTGCCGAAATTATGCCTGAAGGTCTGCCGTTCGAACTTGCCAACACCGAGTTGTCGAAGAAGGCCATCTCGCGCCTGATCAACGCCAGCTACCGTCGTCTGGGTCTGAAGGACACCGTGGTCTTTGCCGACCACCTGATGTACACAGGCTTCCGTTTTGCAACGCGCGCCGGTATCTCGATTGGCATCGATGACATGATCATCCCGGCTGAGAAGAAGGGCATTCTGGAAGAAGCTGAAAAGGAAGTGGTCGAGATCCAGGAGCAGTATCAGTCCGGTCTCGTGACGGCGGGCGAACGCTACAACAAGGTGGTCGACATCTGGTCGCGTACCAATGAGCAGGTCGCCAAGGCTATGATCGACGGTATCGGTACCGACAAGGTCACCGATACCGAAGGCAAGACGGTCAACCAGAAGTCCATGAACTCGCTGTACATCATGGCCGACTCCGGCGCACGTGGTTCGGTGGCGCAGATTCGTCAGCTGGCTGGTATGCGTGGTCTGATGGCGCGTCCGGACGGTTCGATCATCGAGACGCCGATCAAGGCGAACTTCCGCGAAGGCTTGAACGTTCTGCAGTACTTCAACTCGACCCACGGTGCTCGTAAGGGTCTGGCCGATACCGCGTTGAAAACGGCGAACTCCGGTTACCTGACCCGTCGTCTGGTCGACGTGGCGCAGGATGTGGTCATCACCTCGACCGATTGCGGTACCGAGGAAGGCTTAATCATGCAGCCGATCGTGGAAGGCGGTGACGTGGTCGAGCCGCTGCGCGAGCGCGTGCTCGGCCGCGTGGTGGCTGAGGATGTCTATGCGCCGGGCGGCGACGACGAGCCGATCGTCACGCGCAACACGCTGCTGGACGAAGCTCTGGTCGAGAAGCTCGATAAGGCCGGCGTGCAGTCGATGCTGGTGCGTTCGTCGATCACCTGTCAGGCCAGTCATGGCGTTTGCGCACTATGTTACGGTCGCGACCTCGCCCGTGGTCACCTGGTGAACATGGGTGAAGCCGTGGGCGTGGTGGCTGCGCAGTCGATCGGTGAGCCTGGTACCCAGCTGACCATGCGTACGTTTCACATCGGTGGTGCGGCGTCGCGTGCGGCTGCGGTGGACAACGTCTCGGTGAAGACCACCGGCACGCTGAAGTTCAACAACCTCAAGACTGTGCAGCATAACCAGGGTAACCTGGTGGCCGTGTCGCGTTCGGGCGAAGTATCGGTCATTGACGCTAACGGTCGCGAGCGTGAACGCTATAAGGTGCCTTACGGCGCCACCATCTCGGTCAAGGATGGCGCGCCGGTCAAGGCTGGCCAGGTCGTCGCAAACTGGGACCCGCACACCCATCCGATCGTGTCGGAAGTGGCCGGTGTGGTGCGCTTCATCGACTTTATCGATGGCGTTACCGTGCAGAGCCAGACCGACGAACTCACCGGTCTGGAATCGGCGGTGGTGACCGATCCGAAGCGTCGCGGTACTGCAGCTAAGGACCTGCGTCCGATCGTGCGTCTGGAAGACAACAAGGGTCGCGAGCTCAAGCTGCCGGGTACCGACGTCGCCGCGCAATACTTCCTGCCGGCCGGCGCGATCGTGTCGATCCAGAACGGCGCCGAAGTGGGCGTGGGTGACGTGGTTGCCCGTATCCCGCAAGAAACCTCCAAGACCCGTGACATCACCGGCGGTCTGCCGCGCGTGGCCGACTTGTTTGAGGCGCGCAAGCCGAAGGAACCGGCGATTCTCGCCGAGCGTTCGGGCGTAGTCAGCTTCGGCAAGGACACCAAGGGCAAGCAGCGCTTGATCATCAAAGATAGCGAGGGTAACGAGCACGAAGAGCTGATTCCGAAGTGGCGCCAGGTCATCGTGTTCGAAGGCGAGCACGTGGAAAAGGGCGAGACCATCGTCGACGGCGAGCCCAATCCGCACGACATCCTGCGCTTGCTGGGTGTCGAGCCGCTGGCGGCTTACCTGGTCAAGGAAATCCAGGATGTCTACCGTCTGCAAGGTGTGAAGATCAACGACAAGCACATCGAAACGATCATTCGTCAAATGCTGCGCAAGGTCGAGATCACCGAGCCGGGCGAGAGCCACTACCTGCGCGGCGAGCAGGTGGAGCGCGTGCGGATCAACGCCGAGAACGATCGTGCGAATGCTCGCGACGAACGTCCGGCCGAGTTCCAATCCGTGTTGCTGGGTATCACCAAGGCATCGTTGGCGACCGAGTCCTTCATCTCGGCGGCTTCGTTCCAGGAAACCACGCGCGTTCTTACCGAAGCCGCGGTTCGTGGCACACGCGATACCTTGCGTGGTCTGAAGGAAAATGTTATTGTTGGACGTCTTATTCCGGCTGGTACGGGTTTGGCGTATCACGCACAGCGTCATCGCCAAGGTGATCTGACCGCCTCGGAGCTGGAAGCCCTCTCCAATTCTGCAGCTCAGATATCCTTTGGGGAGGCGCCAATAGGCAGTGATGCAAGTGTTGAGTAA
- the rpsG gene encoding 30S ribosomal protein S7, with protein MSRKGSHPARLVLPDPKHGSQLIARFINMVMKSGKKSVAEAIVYGALDHLGEKHAEPVQLVEKALGNIAPAVEVKSRRVGGATYQVPVEVRPGRRMALAMRWAIEAARKRGETSMPRKLAAELLEASENRGGAIKKREETHRMAEANKAFSHYRW; from the coding sequence ATGTCGCGTAAAGGTTCACATCCCGCCCGCCTAGTCCTGCCCGATCCCAAGCACGGCAGCCAACTCATCGCCCGTTTCATCAATATGGTGATGAAGAGCGGCAAGAAGTCCGTGGCCGAAGCCATCGTTTATGGTGCGCTGGATCACCTCGGTGAAAAGCATGCCGAGCCGGTTCAGCTCGTCGAAAAGGCGCTGGGCAACATCGCTCCGGCTGTCGAGGTGAAATCCCGTCGTGTCGGCGGTGCTACCTATCAGGTGCCGGTCGAAGTACGTCCTGGTCGCCGTATGGCTCTTGCCATGCGCTGGGCGATCGAAGCCGCGCGCAAGCGTGGCGAGACATCCATGCCGCGCAAGTTGGCTGCAGAATTGTTGGAGGCTTCGGAAAATCGCGGTGGCGCGATCAAGAAGCGTGAGGAAACGCACCGCATGGCGGAAGCCAACAAGGCCTTCTCGCACTATCGTTGGTAA
- the rpsL gene encoding 30S ribosomal protein S12, producing the protein MTTVNQLVRKSRSPKSYKSASPALQSSPQRRGVCTRVYTTTPKKPNSALRKVAKVRLTNGYEVISYIGGEGHNLQEHSVVLIRGGRVKDLPGVRYHTVRGSLDCAGVTKRRQARSKYGAKRPKS; encoded by the coding sequence ATGACGACAGTCAATCAGTTGGTGCGCAAATCCCGCAGCCCGAAGAGCTACAAAAGTGCCTCTCCGGCCCTGCAAAGTAGCCCGCAGCGCCGCGGCGTTTGCACGCGCGTGTATACCACCACCCCGAAAAAGCCGAACTCGGCCCTGCGTAAGGTTGCCAAAGTGCGCCTGACCAATGGTTACGAGGTCATCAGCTACATCGGTGGTGAAGGTCACAACCTTCAGGAGCACTCGGTGGTGCTCATCCGTGGTGGCCGTGTGAAGGATCTGCCGGGTGTGCGTTACCACACCGTTCGTGGCAGCCTCGACTGCGCCGGCGTCACCAAGCGCCGCCAGGCTCGTTCGAAGTACGGCGCCAAGCGCCCGAAGAGCTAA
- the rpoB gene encoding DNA-directed RNA polymerase subunit beta, translating into MTYSFTEKKRIRKDFGKRPPVLGVPNLLTIQTDSYREFLQEFVAPKQREDKGLHAALKSVFPIVSYSGNAALEYVDYRLGEPPFDERECRNRGMTFGAPLRVTVRLVIYDKDSPASKKAVKYVKEQEVYMGEIPLMTDTGTFIINGTERVIVSQLHRSPGVFFDHDRGKTHSSGKLLFSARVIPYRGSWLDFEFDPKDALFTRIDRRRKLPVTVLLRALGYSNEEMLAIFFEHNVFHLGKKGGTTLELVAERLRGETLSFDLMIGDKVLVEAGKRITARHVRQLAAENITALEVPDDYPVGRILATDIVDAKTGELLASANDEISAEQLENFRKAGIETLPTLYVNDLDRGAYISHTLRIDNTKTQLEALVEIYRMMRPGEPPTKEAAQNLFFNLFFTFDRYDLSAVGRMKFNRRVGRKDILGPGVLYDYKYFGDRKEEASQVLVASQGETSDILDVLKVLIEIKNGHGTVDDIDHLGNRRVRSVGEMAENTFRIGLVRVERAVRERLSLAEADGLTPQDLINAKPVAAAVKEFFGSSQLSQFMDQNNPLSEVTHKRRVSALGPGGLTRERAGFEVRDVHPTHYGRVCTIETPEGPNIGLINSLAVYARTNQYGFLETPYRKVVDGKVTNQVDYLSAIEEGDHVIAQANSPLSKDGGFVEDFVSCRFRGESELRPSAEINYMDVSPMQTVSVAAALVPFLEHDDANRALMGANMQRQAVPTLRSQTPLVGTGIERAVARDSGVITSAKRGGAIDQVDAGRIVVRVNEEEVGDNDAGVDIYTLTKYTRSNQNTNLNQRPLVNVGDVVAKGDTLADGSSTDLGELALGQNMLIAFMPWNGYNFEDSILLSERVVQEDRYTSIHIEELSCIARDTKLGAEEITADIPNVGEQALARLDESGIVYIGAEVKAGDIMVGKVTPKGESQLTPEEKLLRAIFGEKASDVKDSSLRVPPGMDGTVIDVQVFTRDGIEKDKRARQIEEMEIKRIRKDFDDQFRILEGAIYNRMRAQLVGKVANSGPAGLKRGVEITNDYLDGLKKDEWFKINVKDEEVTEFLERAADQVRRHKEEFDKRFKEKQGKITQGDDLAPGVLKMVKVFLAVKRRIQPGDKMAGRHGNKGVVSNVVPVEDMPYMADGTSIDICLNPVGVPSRMNIGQILEVHLGWAAKGLGKKIQQMLEVQEKAAKIREFLDQIYNHHVAGAVQHVDLKSLTDEEILTLANNLQEGVPMATPVFDGAEETEIKAMLKLADLPESGQTMLFDGRTGEAFDRSVTVGYMHYLKLNHLVDDKMHARSTGPYSLVTQQPLGGKAQFGGQRFGEMEVWALEAYGAAYTLQEMLTVKSDDVQGRNQMYKNIVDGNHEMAAGMPESFNVLVKEIRSLGIDIDLEEIK; encoded by the coding sequence ATGACCTACTCGTTTACCGAGAAGAAGCGCATCCGCAAGGATTTCGGCAAGCGTCCGCCCGTACTGGGCGTACCCAACCTGCTGACGATCCAGACCGATTCCTACCGTGAATTTCTACAGGAGTTCGTTGCTCCCAAGCAGCGCGAAGACAAAGGTCTGCACGCGGCATTGAAATCAGTGTTCCCGATTGTGAGCTATTCGGGGAACGCCGCCCTTGAATATGTTGACTATCGTCTCGGTGAGCCGCCGTTCGACGAACGCGAGTGCCGGAACCGCGGCATGACATTTGGCGCGCCGCTGCGCGTCACCGTGCGTCTGGTGATCTACGACAAAGACAGCCCTGCCTCGAAGAAGGCCGTGAAGTACGTGAAGGAGCAGGAAGTCTACATGGGCGAAATTCCGCTTATGACCGACACCGGCACCTTCATCATCAATGGTACCGAGCGCGTGATTGTGTCGCAGCTCCACCGTTCGCCGGGCGTGTTTTTCGATCATGACCGCGGTAAGACCCACAGTTCAGGCAAGCTGCTGTTTTCAGCACGTGTGATTCCCTATCGCGGCTCCTGGCTCGACTTCGAGTTCGACCCCAAGGACGCGCTGTTCACCCGTATCGACCGTCGCCGCAAGCTGCCGGTGACGGTGCTGTTGCGCGCGCTGGGCTACAGCAACGAAGAGATGCTGGCCATTTTCTTCGAACACAACGTGTTCCACCTGGGCAAGAAGGGTGGCACCACGCTAGAACTCGTGGCCGAGCGCCTGCGCGGCGAAACACTGAGCTTCGATTTGATGATTGGCGACAAGGTGCTGGTGGAGGCCGGTAAGCGTATTACTGCTCGTCACGTACGCCAGCTTGCTGCCGAAAATATCACTGCGCTGGAAGTGCCGGATGATTATCCAGTGGGTCGCATCCTGGCTACAGACATCGTCGATGCAAAGACCGGCGAACTGCTGGCTTCGGCGAACGACGAAATCTCGGCCGAACAGCTCGAGAACTTCCGCAAGGCTGGCATCGAAACGTTGCCGACCCTGTACGTGAATGATCTGGATCGCGGCGCCTACATCTCGCACACCCTGCGCATCGACAACACCAAGACACAGCTCGAAGCGTTGGTGGAAATCTATCGCATGATGCGTCCAGGCGAGCCGCCGACCAAGGAAGCCGCGCAGAACCTGTTTTTCAATCTGTTCTTCACCTTCGACCGCTACGACCTGTCGGCGGTGGGTCGTATGAAATTCAACCGTCGCGTAGGCCGCAAGGACATCCTCGGTCCGGGTGTACTGTATGACTACAAATACTTCGGCGATCGCAAGGAAGAGGCGTCGCAGGTACTCGTTGCTTCGCAGGGCGAGACCTCAGACATCCTTGACGTGTTGAAGGTACTGATCGAGATCAAGAACGGCCACGGTACCGTCGACGACATCGATCACCTCGGCAATCGTCGCGTGCGTTCGGTCGGTGAAATGGCGGAGAACACCTTCCGCATCGGTCTGGTGCGCGTGGAACGTGCTGTGCGTGAACGTCTGTCGCTCGCTGAAGCCGATGGCCTGACCCCGCAGGATCTGATCAACGCCAAGCCGGTCGCAGCGGCAGTGAAGGAGTTCTTTGGTTCCTCACAGCTCTCGCAGTTCATGGACCAGAACAATCCGCTATCGGAAGTGACGCACAAGCGTCGTGTGTCCGCACTGGGTCCGGGCGGTTTGACCCGTGAGCGCGCCGGCTTCGAAGTGCGTGACGTGCATCCGACCCATTATGGCCGCGTCTGCACTATCGAAACACCGGAAGGTCCGAATATCGGCCTGATCAACTCGCTCGCCGTGTACGCGCGCACCAATCAATATGGCTTCCTCGAGACGCCGTATCGCAAGGTCGTGGACGGCAAGGTCACCAACCAGGTGGATTACTTGTCGGCGATCGAAGAAGGCGACCACGTCATTGCGCAGGCGAACTCTCCACTCAGCAAGGACGGTGGTTTCGTCGAAGACTTCGTGTCCTGCCGTTTCCGTGGCGAGTCCGAGTTGCGTCCGTCAGCCGAGATCAACTACATGGACGTCTCGCCGATGCAGACTGTGTCGGTCGCGGCGGCACTGGTGCCATTCCTTGAGCATGACGATGCGAACCGCGCGCTGATGGGCGCGAACATGCAGCGTCAGGCCGTGCCGACCCTGCGTTCGCAGACCCCGCTGGTCGGTACCGGCATCGAGCGCGCCGTGGCGCGTGACTCGGGCGTTATCACCAGTGCCAAGCGCGGCGGTGCGATCGACCAGGTCGATGCGGGCCGTATCGTGGTGCGCGTGAACGAAGAGGAAGTGGGTGACAATGACGCCGGCGTCGATATCTACACGCTGACCAAGTACACCCGCTCCAATCAGAACACCAACCTCAACCAGCGCCCGTTGGTGAACGTGGGTGACGTGGTGGCGAAAGGCGACACACTGGCCGATGGGTCGTCGACCGATCTGGGTGAGCTGGCGCTCGGCCAGAACATGTTGATCGCCTTCATGCCATGGAACGGCTACAACTTCGAAGACTCGATCCTGCTCTCTGAGCGCGTCGTGCAGGAAGACCGCTACACCTCGATCCACATCGAGGAACTGTCCTGCATCGCGCGTGACACGAAGCTCGGTGCCGAAGAAATCACGGCCGACATTCCGAATGTGGGCGAGCAGGCGCTGGCTCGTCTGGACGAATCCGGCATCGTGTACATCGGTGCGGAAGTGAAGGCCGGCGACATCATGGTCGGCAAGGTCACGCCGAAGGGCGAAAGCCAGCTCACGCCGGAAGAAAAGCTGCTGCGTGCGATCTTCGGTGAGAAGGCGTCCGACGTGAAGGACAGCTCGCTGCGCGTGCCGCCGGGCATGGACGGTACCGTGATCGATGTGCAGGTGTTCACGCGTGATGGTATCGAAAAGGACAAGCGCGCGCGCCAGATCGAGGAAATGGAAATCAAGCGAATCCGCAAGGACTTCGATGATCAGTTTCGCATTCTCGAAGGCGCGATCTATAACCGGATGCGTGCACAGCTCGTCGGAAAGGTCGCCAACAGTGGCCCGGCTGGCCTGAAGCGTGGCGTGGAAATCACCAACGATTACCTCGACGGCTTGAAGAAGGACGAGTGGTTCAAGATCAACGTCAAGGACGAGGAAGTCACCGAGTTCCTTGAGCGTGCGGCCGATCAGGTCAGGCGTCACAAGGAAGAATTCGACAAGCGCTTCAAGGAGAAGCAGGGCAAAATTACCCAGGGTGACGATCTCGCGCCGGGCGTGCTCAAGATGGTCAAGGTGTTCCTGGCTGTGAAGCGTCGCATCCAGCCGGGCGACAAGATGGCCGGTCGCCACGGTAACAAGGGCGTGGTGTCCAACGTGGTGCCGGTGGAAGACATGCCGTACATGGCTGACGGTACATCGATCGACATCTGCCTGAATCCGGTAGGTGTGCCTTCGCGTATGAACATCGGCCAGATTCTGGAAGTGCACCTTGGCTGGGCCGCAAAGGGCTTGGGCAAGAAGATTCAGCAGATGCTCGAAGTGCAGGAGAAGGCGGCGAAAATCCGTGAGTTCCTCGATCAGATCTATAACCATCACGTCGCCGGTGCCGTGCAGCATGTCGACCTGAAGTCGCTCACCGATGAGGAAATCCTCACGCTGGCGAACAACCTTCAGGAAGGTGTGCCGATGGCAACGCCGGTGTTCGACGGCGCTGAAGAAACCGAAATCAAGGCGATGCTGAAGCTGGCTGATCTACCAGAATCTGGTCAGACCATGTTGTTTGACGGACGTACTGGCGAAGCCTTCGATCGTTCGGTCACCGTCGGCTATATGCACTACCTGAAACTCAACCACTTGGTCGACGACAAGATGCATGCCCGTTCGACGGGTCCATACTCACTCGTCACGCAGCAGCCGCTGGGTGGTAAAGCGCAGTTCGGCGGTCAACGTTTCGGCGAAATGGAAGTCTGGGCACTCGAGGCCTATGGTGCGGCTTACACCTTGCAGGAAATGCTCACGGTGAAGTCCGACGACGTGCAGGGCCGCAACCAGATGTACAAGAACATCGTCGACGGCAACCACGAGATGGCGGCGGGTATGCCGGAATCCTTTAACGTGCTCGTGAAGGAAATCCGTTCGCTCGGCATCGATATCGATTTGGAAGAAATCAAGTGA